In the genome of Zobellia nedashkovskayae, the window TATCAAAAATATGTACGCCCATGTCTCCTAAAGTACCACAGCCATAATCCATAAGTTTTCTCCAATTTCCAGGATGGTAAAAGCCTTCTTTGTAAGGACGTTCTTTAGAGGTTCCCAACCAAAGATTCCAATCTAATTGATCAGGCACAGGGTCTTCACCTTGAGGCTCATCACCATTATATCCCCAAGATTTTGGAGACCAAGCATGTACCGTATGTACTTTACCAATAATACCAGATTGAATTAAAAGTGTAGCCAAACGATAATCATAGAAAGAATGTACCTGAATACCCATTTGAGTTACCAAATTTTTTTCTTTGGCAATCTTCATCATTTTTCTAGATTCATCAACATAATGCGTTAATGGTTTCTGGCAATAAACCGGTTTGTTCATCTCCATAGCCATTATAGACGCTGGTGCGTGTGTATGATCAGGTGTTGAAACTACTACTGCATCTATTTCATCTCCCATTTCATTAAGCATGGCGCGATAATCAAAGAACACTCTTGCTCCCGGATGTAATTTATGTGCTTTTGATAAGTTAACAGAATCCACATCGCATAATGCAACAACATCTACCGCGTTATGAGAAGAAATAGCACTAAGATCTTCCGCTCCCATATTTCCCACACCTATATGCGCCGTACGAAGCTTTTTTCCTTTTGGAAAAGCCCATGCCGCGTTAGGCAATAAGGCAAATGATGATACAGCCGCTGCACTTTTTAGAAATTCTCTTTTATTCATTTTTCAAGTAGTTTGGATTATTGCTGTTGTTCTAAATTTTTATAATTCTCTGATTTTTACTTTTTTTAGCCAAAGCGGACTATCATGATCTTGAAAACCTATATACCCCTTTTTAAAAGATCCGTACTTCGGAGAATCTTTCCACTTTCCTTTACTTTTTCGTTCTTCCCAGTCTTCTGACCATGGAACGAAAGACAATAGTTTTTTTCCATTGAGCCAATGTTCTACATTTTCTGGCGTAAAGATGATGCGAGACGTATTCCACTCTCCTGCTGGCTTTACTATTTTTTGGCTTATAACAGGTAAATGCATGGCATAATCGGCACCTGTTTT includes:
- a CDS encoding Gfo/Idh/MocA family protein; amino-acid sequence: MNKREFLKSAAAVSSFALLPNAAWAFPKGKKLRTAHIGVGNMGAEDLSAISSHNAVDVVALCDVDSVNLSKAHKLHPGARVFFDYRAMLNEMGDEIDAVVVSTPDHTHAPASIMAMEMNKPVYCQKPLTHYVDESRKMMKIAKEKNLVTQMGIQVHSFYDYRLATLLIQSGIIGKVHTVHAWSPKSWGYNGDEPQGEDPVPDQLDWNLWLGTSKERPYKEGFYHPGNWRKLMDYGCGTLGDMGVHIFDTPYNALNLDVPLTVKNECREPNGFGFPENNTVTYEFPGTEFTTKNLKWVWYDGPGMPPKHEDLVLPGGKTSSENQDKDGSVKDKISLDAGMAGAGELPSQGAMFIGKKGRLLLPHFMQLPQKIVKGKYVDISKEIAEVSEANNLGEPIRNYDSEGPKHYHQFVDACLGKGQTTAPFSYAGRLTETILLGVIAGRFPNKTLHWDTETAKFAEDEANQFLGGDYREF